One part of the Sphingopyxis sp. PAMC25046 genome encodes these proteins:
- a CDS encoding TPM domain-containing protein — protein MAMTGRVTDAAEILTGEEEARLSDRLARYEMRTKHQMVIATTSSLHGARVDNFGTCLGERWEIGRQDHDDGIVILVAPKEQQIRIATGLGMEKILTDDKALAVIHEMLPQFEIQDYAGGLSTGIDAIAAQTGDTE, from the coding sequence ATGGCGATGACCGGCCGCGTAACCGATGCGGCGGAGATATTGACCGGCGAGGAGGAAGCGCGCTTGTCCGATCGACTGGCCCGGTATGAAATGCGGACGAAACACCAGATGGTCATTGCGACGACGTCCAGCCTGCATGGCGCGCGGGTGGACAATTTCGGAACCTGTCTTGGTGAGCGCTGGGAAATCGGCAGGCAGGATCATGACGACGGTATCGTCATTCTTGTCGCTCCCAAAGAACAGCAGATACGCATCGCAACTGGCTTGGGAATGGAAAAGATACTGACCGACGACAAGGCGCTCGCCGTCATTCATGAAATGCTTCCGCAGTTCGAAATTCAGGATTATGCGGGTGGCCTGTCGACCGGCATCGACGCTATCGCCGCGCAAACGGGAGATACCGAATGA
- the mscL gene encoding large conductance mechanosensitive channel protein MscL: MLNEFREFIARGNVIDLAVGVIIGGAFATITKSLTEDIIMPVVGAIFGGVDFSNMFIRLGPVPEGVSATDYAALKEAGVAMFGYGAFITATINFLILAWIIFLLVRAVNRVVRKEKAPDAPTGPTEVELLAEIRDELKKK, translated from the coding sequence ATGCTGAATGAATTCAGGGAATTTATCGCGCGAGGCAATGTCATCGACCTCGCCGTCGGCGTCATCATCGGCGGCGCCTTCGCGACGATCACCAAGTCGCTGACCGAGGATATCATCATGCCGGTCGTGGGCGCGATCTTCGGCGGGGTCGATTTTTCGAACATGTTCATCCGCCTTGGTCCGGTGCCGGAGGGCGTGTCGGCGACCGACTATGCGGCGCTCAAAGAGGCCGGGGTCGCGATGTTCGGCTATGGCGCCTTCATCACCGCGACGATCAACTTTCTGATTCTGGCGTGGATCATCTTCCTGCTGGTAAGGGCCGTGAACAGGGTGGTGCGCAAGGAAAAGGCGCCTGACGCGCCGACGGGCCCGACCGAGGTCGAACTGCTGGCAGAAATCCGCGATGAGCTGAAGAAGAAGTAG
- a CDS encoding LemA family protein: MTMTYRNARWLILPVAAMSLSACGINSVPTKEEAAKAKWANVEAAYQRRADLIPNLVETAKGAANIEQSTLEGVIQARASATQVKLSTDDLEDPAKVQAFQQAQGNVSSALGRLLVTVEAYPDLKSQARFADLMTQLEGTENRINVSVQDYNAAVQDYNTTIRTFPDIIGAKIVHGAEAMTPYRAVTPNANQAPKVDFGQ, from the coding sequence ATGACCATGACCTATCGTAACGCCCGCTGGTTGATCCTGCCCGTCGCCGCGATGAGCCTGTCCGCCTGCGGCATCAACAGCGTCCCCACCAAGGAAGAGGCCGCGAAAGCGAAGTGGGCGAATGTCGAAGCCGCCTATCAGCGGCGCGCCGACCTGATCCCCAATCTTGTCGAAACCGCGAAGGGCGCCGCCAATATCGAACAGTCGACGCTCGAAGGCGTGATCCAGGCGCGCGCGTCGGCGACGCAGGTGAAACTCAGCACCGACGACCTCGAAGATCCCGCCAAGGTGCAGGCCTTCCAGCAGGCGCAAGGCAATGTGTCGAGCGCTCTCGGCCGCCTGCTCGTCACCGTCGAAGCCTATCCCGACCTCAAGAGCCAGGCGCGCTTCGCCGACCTGATGACCCAGCTCGAGGGCACCGAGAACCGCATCAACGTGTCGGTGCAGGACTATAACGCCGCGGTGCAGGACTATAATACGACGATCCGCACCTTCCCCGACATCATCGGCGCCAAGATCGTCCATGGCGCTGAGGCGATGACCCCCTATCGCGCGGTGACGCCCAACGCCAATCAGGCGCCCAAGGTCGACTTCGGGCAATAA